A genomic window from Salvia hispanica cultivar TCC Black 2014 chromosome 5, UniMelb_Shisp_WGS_1.0, whole genome shotgun sequence includes:
- the LOC125190720 gene encoding dirigent protein 2-like: MEKTKTPLLLIISCLLTAAADSEAVWFENICQGKENLVKLTVYIQDIQGGPSPTVYTVAISPISASSPGGFGVINVVDHLVTAGPDINSEAVGRAQGLAILADLHTVAASENINFVFTAGEFNGSTITTIGRNQVANSERELTVAGGTGAFRFARGYAITRTYLEDTVADYLVLQYTFYVTRYAGASRGTV; encoded by the coding sequence AtggagaaaacaaaaacaccACTCTTGTTGATAATTTCGTGCCTACTAACCGCCGCGGCCGACTCCGAAGCCGTATGGTTCGAGAACATCTGCCAGGGAAAGGAGAACCTTGTGAAGCTAACCGTGTACATCCAAGACATCCAAGGCGGGCCTAGCCCCACCGTCTACACGGTGGCCATATCTCCCATCTCCGCTAGCTCCCCGGGCGGCTTCGGCGTGATCAACGTGGTCGACCACCTGGTCACGGCGGGGCCGGACATCAATTCGGAGGCGGTCGGGCGGGCCCAGGGTCTGGCGATCTTGGCGGATCTGCACACGGTGGCGGCCTCCGAGAACATCAACTTCGTTTTCACGGCGGGGGAGTTCAACGGCAGCACGATCACCACGATTGGCCGGAATCAAGTGGCGAATTCGGAGAGGGAGCTGACGGTGGCCGGAGGAACCGGCGCATTCCGTTTTGCGCGGGGGTATGCCATCACGAGGACCTACTTGGAAGATACCGTCGCGGATTATCTTGTGTTGCAGTACACATTTTACGTGACACGCTACGCCGGCGCATCACGCGGCACCGTCTAA